Proteins encoded by one window of Lathyrus oleraceus cultivar Zhongwan6 chromosome 1, CAAS_Psat_ZW6_1.0, whole genome shotgun sequence:
- the LOC127122777 gene encoding type I inositol polyphosphate 5-phosphatase 4, which translates to MELKNQNSRYKRLLNWFTTKQKENSKNISLQSLEFDSCISTNNLRIFVGTWNVAGRSPIGSLAVDLDEWLNLKNSADIYVLGFQEIVPLKTLTVIGAEDSSVATNWNNLIGRTLSYNENSHQDIGESNKKKYKMVASKKMVGVFISVWLREQVLEKYSVSNVRVCSVACGVMGYLGNKGCVAVSMLIEGTSFCFVVAHLASGEKKGDEGRRNHQVDEIFRRTSFPRTSKHHQNPLTILSHDRIFWFGDLNYRLYLKDHLARHLIRKQDWKGLQEFDQLQKELEEGGVFEGWKEGNIEFAPTYKYASSTSNIYCGGGLPSRSGEKQRTPAWCDRILWYGKGVEQLHYIRSESKFSDHRPVSALFSTQIEIKSSTRGLVELEHESSTILYPNHVVIKGKEDENSTSLSLLMKNVQG; encoded by the exons ATGGAGTTGAAGAACCAAAATTCAAGATATAAGAGACTATTGAATTGGTTCACCACTAAGCAAAAggaaaattcaaaaaatatttCTCTTCAGTCATTGGAATTTGATTCATGCATTTCAACAAACAATTTAAG AATCTTTGTAGGTACTTGGAATGTTGCTGGAAGATCTCCTATAGGAAGTTTAGCTGTTGATTTGGATGAGTGGTTGAATCTCAAGAATTCTGCAGATATATACGTTCTTGG GTTTCAAGAGATAGTACCTTTGAAGACATTAACAGTTATAGGAGCAGAGGATTCATCTGTAGCAACAAATTGGAACAATCTCATAGGAAGAACACTATCATATAATGAAAACTCTCACCAAGATATTGGAGAAAGCAACAAGAAAAAGTACAAGATGGTAGCAAGTAAAAAGATGGTTGGAGTATTCATAAGTGTGTGGTTAAGAGAACAAGTCTTGGAAAAATATAGTGTTTCAAATGTGAGAGTTTGTTCCGTTGCATGTGGTGTTATGGGTTATTTAGGAAACAAAGGTTGTGTGGCAGTTAGTATGTTGATTGAAGGGACAAGTTTTTGTTTTGTTGTAGCACATTTAGCTTCTGGAGAAAAGAAAGGTGATGAAGGTAGAAGAAATCATCAAGTTGATGAGATTTTTAGGAGAACATCTTTTCCTAGAACATCAAAACATCATCAAAATCCTCTAACAATCTTAAGCCATGA TCGCATATTTTGGTTTGGGGATTTGAACTATAGACTATACTTGAAAGACCATCTTGCTAGACATTTAATAAGAAAACAAGATTGGAAGGGTTTGCAAGAGTTTGATCAACTTCAAAAAGAGTTAGAAGAAGGAGGAGTTTTTGAGGGTTGGAAAGAAGGTAACATTGAATTTGCTCCAACATATAAATATGCATCTTCAACTAGCAATATCTATTGTGGGGGTGGCCTTCCAAGTAGGTCAGGGGAAAAACAAAGAACACCAGCATG GTGTGATAGAATTCTATGGTATGGTAAAGGAGTTGAGCAACTTCATTATATTAGAAGTGAAAGCAAATTCTCTGATCATCGTCCTGTTTCAGCACTTTTCTCAACACAAATTGAAATCAAATCATCCACTAGAGGACTTGTGGAACTGGAACATGAGTCTTCAACAATTTTGTATCCTAATCAT